The Rhopalosiphum maidis isolate BTI-1 chromosome 4, ASM367621v3, whole genome shotgun sequence region aacattttaataagtattacacaccccacaaaaaaaaatcattaaatcttcacttatgattttgtatagagaattttatgaaatattaattaactgattttttaatttcagctattacaatttacaataatagctatttatattttatgtaaattaacatTGTACCATGTAGATTGTAGGTAAACACAAATAATCATTAGAAGACGTAGAAAAAATACACAGGATGTGCCCAAGGTATCGGGAATcagtaattacaaaaataacggTTCTAATACCATTTCCCCGAATTTTTGTACTGTGTGTactgtttgtttaaaaaaaaaaaatatcaataacttaaaaattaaattattaaaaatacaaaatattttaatgaggtatgatttcaaattatcaaaataattaataagagtatgatgatagttaaaataactttgtttttatttcaagttaTCAAGTCTTATGTgtatattgtgatattataaatcatttgaatataattgtataatattaatttatatttttaaagacacAACTTTAAACGGTCAAGACGGAGAAAAAGAAAAAGCAActttcttcaaaaatattgataacgtGGTAAATAGTAGgcctataaaaatagtaagacAGCTATCAAATTCTGCAAGAGAACGattgaataaattttcaaatgatttCCAAACTACATTAAACGAAGATTCAAAAAACACAGTTAACGGTAAAAACTATAAGAGTAAAAATCTTTTACTTTttgttcataattataataatataaatttagatttacatacctaaataataataagactgtttacaataaatattgatatgatatgtcaaaatcgcaattctaaaattaattttataagacatataattaattaaaatgtttaataataaggacttgaaaaaataaaatattttacctattctatattatattgttattatatacaattttatataatgttttttaaaaaccaggTGAAAATTCTCTTATTCCAAAtgctattcaaaataatttgattttacctGCTAAGGCTTTAGCTCAAACTAGTTTCAAAACAGTCAAAGAACCTGTTGGAGAAATGTTttctagtataaaaaaaacatatgacGATGAACTAGTTAAATCAGATCGTgagtatacctacatttacaatatataatattaaaagttttcattgaaattgcactaatttaaattatttatggattTCGGGGAAAGTAATTGGTGGTGGCGTAATCTTTCAacgatttcaaaattattaatacttaaatgacCCAAGAGAAATTCGATATTCATAAAAACACAGAATGCTTCattgctttttatttattacgaaactgttaaactattaaattgtaataaaatataatatttcaaacattgataaaaaataactttttatcaaaaaaacatttttattatcaatacaaatttttggtttttattccaaatcagtttaaatataatattaaaaagtaaaattgaaaattattttagaggaAGAAGGTTATGTCCCAATAATTGGAGCTTATACAAAAAGTGCAAATAAACCAGTTGCTATCATAAGGGCCTCAAAAGATATTGTAGAAAATGCAATTGGAAGCATATTTGAAAGAGCATCGTCGCTTTGGCATTTTGGTACAACAAACACAGGTATTAagaatacacaaaaataatataatataaagaattataagcataattcaactattataagtataatatatataccgttTAAATATctgaaaagtataaataaatattaaattgtagtgTATATgtcgtgtatatatagtaagtatattatttgagaAAAGTATACacgtttaatataactaactaggatcgtatttataattttaacatacaacTCGCacttcatatttttgaaaatcatattttatctacattctaaatataatataaaatttaaacgaaactttgaaataaaatttaataaataatataataaaaatattgaccattaattaccaataaaatgatttatttattgttgaatttataatatcataggtatattataatgcatttttttgaaataatttggtTTACGACgtttacgtgtatatatagaaATTTGTATGTGTTGTTTTtgtatcgtattatttatttatacatagtcttacatttatattttaaagaaatctgtacttttttttttcatgtatgaTTAAAACGCAAGctgaaaaatctaaaaaagacaaataatgaagatacaaaaattaagtaaattattgttattataaatacaataaattgatataattatggtttgaatattttaatgaataatataactcaataactattaaaacattaaaaaattcgtaacacagataaatataaaaacatataaatatatattttttttattaaatcatcataaattacatagaatacaataatatctagacacacacacacacacacaaaatatatatatatcacaataatagttattattttataaataatatcacttaTATATGTACTCGTACTATACTCAcagtcttatttatttttatttgtcaacaatctatatttatattaacccGTCGTACGGCGCACGGATTTAGATGTCTCATTTACGCGTATGGGGTAAAAATTTACCCCTCAGAGATagctagttattattttatgattagtaTATAACTGTTTTCCGTAATAGTaacttgtttttatgaaaacattttattttacaatttctcagaagtatataaaatatgttgacgGTATACAAAAAGAGTTTacattatacagagtgattataaaaacattattttttttttaaagaatatttcgtatgattgtatttttagatgcaatattttaatctaaatcttctattaaagaattatttacCCCGTGCGCCGTACGACGGGTTAAGTAAACAAtccaaataattgtttattatattataaccattaagttattatcaaatttacaaAGCTAATCTATTTGTTATGGTACAAAttatatcagaaaataaaCCTGTTTCCATATGctagctatattataatattatattttcagagctaaataaaaatgttgatgtttTATTTGTCAAAACAGTATAACTATCAGTCATTTTAAtcgaaatctaaaataattattctgtatagaaattaactttattttaattataatattttatatagtacataattacataaaatgttataaccttagtattattgtataaagttCTATTCTACCTTTGattattgagaaaaaaatgcCTATCAATATCGTTTTATACGATGTATGTATGAGAatcaaaataatggtttttatattgtttactacTGCAGTTTCACTGTCCGCCGTCGGGACCGGTCGTTAGACGGACTGATCACGAGTCGTGCTCTCGCGGGCATAGAGAGAGACGCAATGGCCGTCAATATAACGACCGcaacatattgttatatttgtatattgatttttgtgtATAGTAGTTTTCTAGTCTAGGGAAAACCACTCTATAAAAAAGGGCAGCTTCattgtcaattaatttaatatcaaggTCATTGTAGAGGTGTATGTTAGAGACAAAGTGTGAAGCGTCTGTTATTTTACCGAAGGTTATATTCGAAAATACTTGaatttacgttttattttcagCCAACCACAATAGGTACTTGTAACCCGTATGACTTCACTGGTTTTAAGAGTGCATCCTAGATGAgcagtttaatttttaggcttgaaaatgtatttttacgagcaatattattaatacacgtGAGCGAGcgttaagaaataatttttttgacttaatacttttattccaGGTTAATCTATTATCAAGGTAAGAACTTAAATACTTAACCAAATCGAATGAaagaataaatcaattttttaatgtcataTTTAGACAGGAATCATGTCTTAAAGTGAAAGTCGAattgatgaatttaatatggtttaatttgattttccaAATTTGTACCATTCagataattgatataaatagggtttaaaataattattcaaggcaattaaatattgaaacatcACGTATTGATAGCAAGATTTTATTTCGaaatgaatgtataatattgtgctgTAGACTGATGACTACATTTTAAGCAGTATATAAGCGTAAGAATACTCCTTTGAAGTACAtacttatcaaaattaattatagctGTATCTGAGGTTGACGATTCaaacaaattagaaaatacctatctatataagatacaatttaattcaagATTCGGGATTTTCCAGAAATTGTCTTAACATAAGTTTTAGATTgaactgtaaaataattggGCGAGAATGACATTTATTGGATGACCGTATTTTACaatgaacattattaaaactgttcctaacaagaaaataattattatttaggttagGTTTCTCAAAAGTTTTATGtagaaattatatagaattttattattattattttttttataaaattgtagttaACAAGGTAGTTTCCAATTCAGAAggcatatattataggtatttgcgTGAATTAGGGCAGACAGACGATGTGTGGTGATCATGGCTGCAGCGGCCACTGAAAggcatataacaaaaaaaaatttagtataccATACTCTTAGTAGTTAAGATACCATCTGATGATTTTAGGTGTctctattttgattttagcatgttacaataatttaagttgAACAATTTCTTTCAAAAATCCATATTGTTGCagattaaagaaaaaagtgggagtttatatttattaagactTATGTGACTTGTCTGGTACCATACGTAAGTATGACAAGTTAGTTTTAAGTTTAcctttaattatagttattaaaaagatGAACAAAAGTGCAAATAACTACATGAGTTGATTTAtccatttttaatagtaaaaaataaaaatacatggaattcaatacgtactttttaatattgaactattataatgatctgtataatttagttcctaaaatttgaattccaTGTAGTCAGTAATTGATTACCGATATAAACCATCGGCACCAATTAAATAagctaattaatttataaacatgcaCCAGGAAAGTATTTAATGTCACAAACATAAATAGTTGTGGGTGGATTAAAGGTCACAAGAGCATGAATGTATAAgtccttaaaattaattaaacatatttccatagaaaatttaaataaaaatgtctaggtatcaacgtataatattgttacctaTACAAGTtcaaacataattatgtattattaaaattaaaagcttcacgtataatatacatctatTATGATATTAGAATGCACCATATAcagtaaattactaaaaatatatgttttgacATATTTCACATTAACagacacattttaatatcctTTCAAACACTACGCACTACTAAATTAgtgatatttttctaaaaaacttTACGGTTgttactaaaaattttaaatttatatatatatatatatatatattcattaatgtaaaataattcataatttatcattagctattgaaaaaacaacaactttttggaataaaaatttcaaaacattatttgttaatagatgcatataatgtaatttacagTATGATGGTTCAGATCATTGtaagaaatataaactataatattcggATATTCCCTGTTTtcgtgtaatttatttttatattaacatatttgaaggtctataataatattaaacataaaaactattatgagGTTAGGTTCTTCGAAACGTAAgtcattttaatgattttatatgttttaaaagttaCGTGGCAGGTGCGTTGATaagtaaatgtaaaaactttattttatacatattatattcatataattgaaccaattttttttgcacttatatctaaatatttaataattaacggttcaaaatgtaatattataataaataatgctgATTTTtagaagaataataatatgtacatataatggattctaaaataattaaatattagaaaaatataaaccattttattagatttattaaatctttcaatattaactattatattaatttggatAGTTATATAGCTATTgttgtattagtattaactgtaaaaataatctttcgATTAACATAATGTAACAGATAACTACAggagtatacattattttaccattttattattataattttacgagTATATTCAGCCTAAAAGTTTTCTtgaacacaataaatattaatgaatcttaattacaaaaaaagtttaatatttattgtcctGCACATTCTATTCAAATGCTAAATGCATTCATGTGTATTTTCATTGAACCCAATAACgtagaatattatagttaggTATTTTGATGTAActgaacaatatattatgttgttttttacaacaaaatgtattgcataatattaccaattttatttaattttaaaagaaaaccaATTGTACGCTATTATTGATTGAACATTTGAGCatgttatatcaattatttttgactGATTGATTACATTGTATTTGATTGATTAATTGAAATTGCTTATTGTTTCAGatattacagtaaatattttcacactGCCGTAATTATGCTTTATGTGttacttttaagtattattaaatttaaataaaaatgtacaaaaataataaagaattaaacAACTTAGTTGCcgcaaaaaactaaaaatatatacttagtagtttatagtcattatttatatgtaaagtacaatattatcaatattatttatatttctataggtaaattatttattaaattattttaacataaaattatacttttgttaatattaaagtcagcttaaaaatatttattatatttaccatacgattaaatatcttaaatatttattattgtgaataatagatttaaatgcaatttatatttttaaataagcagGCCGAGAAACATCAAATGATATTTGAAATACTTTgctagaaaacaatttaaagacCTTTAAGTAGctaaaaactataatgtatttatattaatattgtgaaatgttaagttttatttttaatttttaactatcgattactttatacataaaaaaataatcaatttgatatatatatatttaaaatttgaatattattacagtaactatttgtttatctatatgtttcacaaaaatgaaattaataggTGCATTGCCGTAATTGATCATAAAAGtactattagtaataaaacaccaacaaaaacattgtattacaGTCTTGACAATAATCTCAAAAAGGAatgaacttaaaatacaataaagttctataatatcaaaattgtcatttatgaTACTACAAGGTAGTATATAAAAgggaatataatagtaattcatAACACtgcaaaattataatgtatttgtattttttgttttaattgtagttttagaatttttaaattactaatgtATCGTTAACTTTTGAATAGTTGTATATAGTGCCGTACAATGTTCGATTTCTAACACCATATCCTATACGGTTGGATAAGACgctatattaatatgacttaatatatttgcatgtattatattatattatttttattctattggtTTGTCAATGAATCCATTCTCAGTTTCCATATCTTTTAGCTATGTATCATAGTTATGAGTATCTGAGTATATTCGAATATTTAAacgtgaaataatataaattaattaaaaaaaaataaactgttcTTATTGTTAAGGCAATGCAAAAAGCAAACGTACCTCCAGTGGTGGGTAAGAATCATCCAAATATATAGacaaagttttattaaaaccaaaactaataatataatattatattttataatatcaataaaataaaatcatatttaatattaagaaagtagatcaatttcagttttttatgatattccataaactaaattaaaatactctaATCAAATCATTTTAAGCTCTCATCTCtacagttaaatatattaatatgtacattattctacttatttaatttattttctttctgTCGTGAatacttttaaactttttttacacCCTTCAAAAAGTTGAATTGAACAAAGTTGAGTTAAAGAAcaaactcaaaaataatagaagaataaaataaatcaacttcGATAAAGAAATATGTGAATCaataagattaaatttaattaaataaatttgactcgtgttcatttatttcgttaaatttttttatatgaaaattaaaataaaatataatatcataacaaatatttatatttacgtatacattaattattgcagtttttaCTACTTGtgcaattttagaatattttgataattattctttattatttatcttcaaaatatatctaataaacgTGAAACAAATAACGTCtggtaaaatcaattttgttagaTTAATATTTGGTTATACTTAGTATTTTTGATAAGCACCCAtttcaatcaatttattttacttaacatCTCCTCATCTCTCAATTATagcataaaacaatatttaaatttgaattcttaaaaaaatatattttataatatcggtGATAATAAGAACATAAACTTAGTCGACTTAGTTTTGAAATTAGAAATCTGGATtacaaaacaaacaataaaaattatttacataagttATTATGAATTCAGTTatcttaaataacaatatttaactaaaagtaaaacttacaatataacttatattaagcATATTTGAATTAAGCACATTACATtgtttgaacaaaaaatattaattttattaactttaaatcaaatatattttcaaaaatataatacatacactaTGCAAATagtaaacaaatacatttatttacatcaatcaatattgtatataaaatccgATGTCAAcacataagtatattatgcttatgtacctaatatgtGACTTTTGAACAGTATTTCTAAATGCCCGagtaaaatatcaacaataatatttgaacaagTTTGAAGATACATTTGTTCGGCTTCCGCTTCCACCTCCATACCATGGAATTTAGGGATCAAAATATGAGTCCATtgtttgtgatatttttatgctGGTTTTGACGTGCTGCTAACTCagcatttcaatataaaataaacatttttaaatcgatgGCTAATAAAATAGGTTCCACCCTTACGTTAGAATTTGAATCGTGGAAACATCTGGGCTATTTCGATAGTCCAGAAAAAGTGTGAACTTTCAACAAGACTGTTCATACAATTGTTGATAAATCGATAAGATTCTTAAATTATGCAAAGaagaattttatcaaaatccaatagaatgtaataatatttaatgggaaaaatacatataataatatataggtaataagctGTAATCtagttgaatttttattaaatatttaaactcctGCATTGGTTGTGTCCCACATTGTTTTAGGTACTACACTAATTGTGTATcagatttcttttttttaagtaccacACTACACTAACATTTTCTTCTTCACTTATATAATCAaacgtacaatttattttttgaatattgtttctttaatctttgtataaatttaataaagattacaataaataatattaattcttaagACATTCctcattttagtaaaaaacgacaaaattgaaattaattatcaatacctggtttttattcttgaaaaatctaaaattttcaaaaagtttttacaGATGGgcatactaataattaaaaatctgatctatatgaacttttatatcaattcatatttaagcacagacataaaatatatcagaaATGAAAGACACAACAAATACTTgtcaaaatagtaaaaatatattgattattcaacgatatacaattaattcaatCGAATGTTAATCACGATACGTACACATGTGTtaagatacaaaatattttaatatcattggcTATATGAACTTACGTCTACGAAAAATCAAtgcatgtaaaaatataccttcactcagaaaatactaaaaaacatattttattataagcttGATTGCAATAAtcaacctattataataataagaacttatttataattctacgaaattattattatttcaacataattttaactagcgtaaaaagaataaataactagaattatttataaatattgaatgtattgtgtttagaattaaaagcaatatgaataaatttgtacagaaat contains the following coding sequences:
- the LOC113556825 gene encoding uncharacterized protein LOC113556825 codes for the protein MAQTFKLFYFSIYLLLFLQLADSAPQNSPNKSDTTLNGQDGEKEKATFFKNIDNVVNSRPIKIVRQLSNSARERLNKFSNDFQTTLNEDSKNTVNGENSLIPNAIQNNLILPAKALAQTSFKTVKEPVGEMFSSIKKTYDDELVKSDQEEGYVPIIGAYTKSANKPVAIIRASKDIVENAIGSIFERASSLWHFGTTNTAEKSKKDK